The Fusarium musae strain F31 chromosome 10, whole genome shotgun sequence genome window below encodes:
- a CDS encoding hypothetical protein (EggNog:ENOG41), protein MKVVAVAGGTGSVGSTIVDGLVEYGKHKVYALSRKERPPQGAVNYFKVDYNDPDAITKALEAAGVNILICAISVVSPEANQAQKNLIRAAERSSTTDRFVISSFDMLHVKEYTFEAIDELEKTNLTYTRIANGWFLDYYGMPHWKCNLEPWINILNMKSKWAVIPADGSIQASFLTSQDMSRFVARLMDLEKWDTISAIRANTLSFNELVSAAEKARGKTVDSLEKLESRKISFFPDYPSIGHGKGDEAFFAMIHYQAGIGRYLVPRDLPPLDDKFPDLNVTTPLEVMESAWKGK, encoded by the exons ATGAAAGTTGTTGCAGTCGCAGGCGGAACTGGAAGCGTGGGTAGCACCATCGTCGATGGTCTCGTAGAGTATGGGAAACACAAAGTGTATGCTCTGTCCAGAAAG GAACGACCGCCGCAAGGCGCTGTGAACTACTTCAAAGTGGATTATAATGACCCCGATGCTATCACGAAAGCCCTAGAGGCCGCAGGAGTCAACATTCTCATTTGCGCTATCAGCGTCGTATCACCAGAGGCAAACCAGGCACAGAAGAATCTGATCCGAGCCGCTGAACGGTCTTCAACTACTGACCGCTTCGTCATTAGTAGTTTTGATATGCTGCATGTTAAAGA ATACACCTTTGAAGCTATCGATGAGCTTGAAAAGACTAACCTGACGTACACTCGCATTGCCAACGGCTGGTTTCTCGACTACTACGGCATGCCGCACTGGAAGTGTAATCTCGAGCCATGGATCAATATCCTTAACATGAAAAGCAAATGGGCAGTCATTCCAGCCGATGGAAGTATTCAAGCCAGCTTCCTCACGTCTCAGGATATGTCCCGATTTGTTGCGCGCCTGATGGATCTTGAAAAGTGGGATACCATCAGTGCCATTCGGGCCAACACCCTGTCATTCAACGAATTGGTGTCGGCTGCGGAAAAGGCCAGAGGTAAGA CTGTCGATAGcctggagaagttggagtCTCGTAAGATTTCGTTCTTTCCTGATTATCCTTCGATTGGTCACGGTAAAGGTGATGAGGCATTCTTCGCTATGATCCATTATCAAGCAGGCATTGGTCGGTATCTTGTGCCTCGAGATCTTCCACCGCTGGACGACAAGTTTCCGGACTTAAACGTCACAACACCTTTGGAGGTCATGGAAAGTGCCTGGAAGGGGAAATGA
- a CDS encoding hypothetical protein (EggNog:ENOG41): MAASDSASESRGAVAIAVMATLSSISLIVVSLRVYARAIMLRNFGVDDAYVRNGLGSHISTLSGEQISNFLRMFYFSSVVYNVTLAVIKTVFLLQYYRAIPVRQYKKTYIASVVLVTCWSLSQIFLNTFMCWPIASFWDVTIKGTCILNKSSFYVSAAGNILTDILIMVLPIPVLRSLKLGRRQKWILMSVFCLGIFTCLISLVRIKFLNIGTDITWHNVESASWSVSELCCGIICACVPTLQPLLSGHDRGSSHNQSSYARHENSRTNAAARQTGRFIRPRYVPISTKREADRIQDMVQKRTA; this comes from the exons ATGGCTGCTTCAGATTCTGCGTCCGAGTCCAGGGGTGCGGTCGCCATTGCAGTTATGGCGACCCTGTCGTCGATCTCTCTTATCGTGGTATCCCTGCGAGTTTATGCCCGGGCCATCATGCTGAGAAACTTTGGTGTCGATGACGCAT ACGTTAGAAATGGCCTTGGCTCTCATATATCTACACTTTCTGGCGAACAGATCAGCAATTTCTTAAGG ATGTTCTACTTCTCAAGCGTCGTTTACAACGTCACCCTGGCAGTCATTAAGACAGTCTTTCTCCTCCAGTACTACCGAGCGATACCTGTACGCCAGTATAAGAAGACGTACATCGCGTCCGTCGTCCTCGTCACTTGCTGGAGTCTCTCCCAGATCTTTCTCAACACTTTTATGTGCTGGCCTATCGCATCCTTTTGGGATGTCACGATCAAGGGCACGTGTATTCTAAACAAATCTTCTTTTTATGTCAGCGCGGCGGGTAATATCTTGACGgacatcctcatcatggTCCTCCCGATTCCTGTTCTTCGTAGTCTGAAGCTCGGTCGGCGTCAAAAGTGGATTCTTATGTCCGTCTTTTGCCTCGGTATATT TACGTGTCTTATCTCGCTCGTTCGtatcaagttcctcaacatTGGCACGGATATCACATGGCATAATGTCGAATCAGCATCTTGGTCAGTCAGCGAGTTGTGCTGTGGCATCATCTGCGCTTGCGTTCCAACTCTCCAACCTCTGCTGTCAGGCCATGACCGCGGTTCTAGCCATAACCAGTCTTCGTATGCACGACATGAAAACTCGAGGACCAATGCCGCGGCTCGCCAAACAG GACGCTTCATTCGTCCGAGA TACGTACCGATATCGACCAAAAGAGAAGCCGACCGCATCCAGGACATGGTTCAGAAACGCACCGCGTGA
- a CDS encoding hypothetical protein (EggNog:ENOG41~CAZy:GH32) — MSVHPFDPPRPTFMHMLTLPPGNPKSCDWGDITWGHYTSRDGLTWKQNTQNPVLEPSEPYDDKGIFTGCLHPTGLQGEEGQLTVIYSSITNLPIHWTLPYTRNCAGLSVATSTDGGKTWQKSEQNPILEGEPKDLTVTGFRDPYLAEWPALDEMRGEASLYGFVSGGVVDGGPTVFLYAIAPTDLTQWTYLGPLIDLPTGYSPSGRWGGDFGVNWECVNFMTLHNESEERPFLLMGTEGGVKPGAKEGSDQWSLWMAGSLEQTEQGPRIKPEYSGILDHGCLYAPNSYEHPITKNRIIWGWLKEDELTLARRESKGWTGYFSIPRELFLYTVENVTRTLNSSLADVGCIKATENGRGSNAVQTLGIRPLPDLQGLRRGKPGYWNNIGTKGNLGKLVDTQTGSWELEATIKVSPNDQGLGFWIRHNEDLSEGTAIHFSPQSEKITVDRSKSNHEADIEKDSVSGPFTLFYSDRNGSEELEKLHLRIFCDGDVLEVFANDRFALSTMVYADTRDCTGLSWFVEGNGASETVFESVKLWENMKEVVEVDEPVVYERSQL, encoded by the coding sequence ATGTCAGTACACCCATTCGATCCCCCTCGGCCAACTTTTATGCATATGCTGACTTTGCCACCAGGGAACCCCAAATCCTGCGATTGGGGTGACATCACTTGGGGTCATTACACAAGCAGAGACGGTCTTACTTGGAAGCAAAACACACAAAATCCAGTTCTAGAACCCTCTGAGCCTTACGATGACAAGGGCATCTTCACTGGCTGTCTTCATCCTACTGGccttcaaggagaagaaggacaactCACTGTTATCTACTCATCCATCACAAATCTTCCCATTCACTGGACTTTACCGTATACCCGAAACTGCGCTGGATTGTCAGTAGCAACATCGACAGACGGCGGCAAGACATGGCAGAAGAGCGAACAAAACCCAATCTTGGAGGGTGAACCCAAAGATCTCACCGTCACAGGGTTCCGAGACCCATATCTCGCAGAATGGCCTGCTTTGGATGAAATGAGAGGCGAGGCGAGCTTGTACGGTTTCGTATCTGGAGGTGTTGTCGACGGCGGACCTACAGTGTTTCTCTACGCCATCGCACCAACCGACTTGACACAATGGACATACCTCGGCCCTCTGATCGATTTACCCACAGGATATAGCCCCTCTGGACGATGGGGCGGCGACTTCGGTGTCAACTGGGAGTGCGTTAACTTTATGACTCTTCACAACGAGTCCGAGGAGCGACCTTTCTTACTTATGGGAACCGAAGGTGGAGTTAAGCCTGGTGCGAAGGAGGGTAGCGATCAGTGGTCGCTTTGGATGGCTGGGTCTCTCGAGCAGACCGAGCAAGGACCCCGGATAAAGCCCGAGTACAGCGGAATTCTCGACCACGGATGTTTATACGCACCTAACTCTTACGAGCATCCTATCACAAAGAACAGGATCATTTGGGGATGGCTGAAGGAGGACGAGCTTACCTTGGCCCGACGCGAATCCAAGGGTTGGACCGGATACTTCTCTATCCCTCGCGAGCTATTCTTATACACGGTAGAAAACGTAACGAGGACTCTGAATTCATCGCTGGCCGATGTTGGTTGCATCAAAGCTACTGAGAATGGGCGAGGGTCAAACGCAGTCCAGACATTGGGAATTCGGCCTCTGCCAGATCTTCAGGGACTTCGGAGGGGCAAGCCCGGCTACTGGAATAACATTGGCACCAAAGGCAACCTTGGGAAGCTTGTAGATACACAAACCGGGAGCTGGGAGTTGGAAGCTACCATCAAGGTCTCACCAAACGACCAAGGACTTGGATTCTGGATCCGACACAACGAAGACTTGTCTGAAGGAACAGCTATTCACTTCTCCCCCCAAAGCGAGAAAATCACCGTCGACCGAAGCAAATCCAACCATGAAGCCGATATCGAAAAGGACTCTGTTTCAGGACCTTTCACCCTTTTCTACTCTGACAGAAATGGTTCAGAGGAGTTGGAGAAGCTACACCTGAGAATTTTCTGCGACGGTGATGTTCTCGAGGTCTTTGCCAACGATCGATTCGCTTTATCGACTATGGTTTATGCGGATACGAGAGATTGCACGGGTTTGAGCTGGTTTGTTGAAGGAAATGGAGCAAGCGAGACTGTTTTTGAATCAGTGAAGCTATGGGAGAACATGAAGGAggtggttgaggttgatgagcctGTTGTTTATGAGCGAAGTCAGTTGTGA
- a CDS encoding hypothetical protein (EggNog:ENOG41), which yields MASKPSSKVNHIPADEPKRQAHNAEASAATALEHELTFRDAVRLYPKAIGFSLLFSMAIIMEGYDMALIGSFYGYESFRNKYGNQPDPDGGMVISADWQTYIQVGGMCGQIFGLYLNGWVSDAIGYKKTMILAQIIMVAFTFIVFFAKNIEMILAGQILMGIPWGVFQTLTLAYASDIAPVVLRPYLTAYVNLCWVIGQLISAGVLRGFLNLDNQWSYRVPFALQWMWPPFIILGTIFAPESPWWLVRMGRHEDAKKAILGLVTPQPDLKFDADAQVSMIHETNELEKATSAGTNYWHCFMRADLRRTEIASITYVAQAMCGSVLMGYSVQFYERAGLSSNSAFTLNIVQYSVGAIGVILSWFLMARYGRRALDSINTIEGENDCIGAQL from the exons atggcttctAAGCCTTCATCAAAGGTCAACCATATTCCCGCCGATGAGCCGAAGAGGCAAGCCCACAATGCAGAAGCCAGCGCCGCCACGGCGCTAGAGCACGAGCTTACCTTTCGCGATGCCGTGCGTCTCTACCCCAAAGCCATTGGCTTCTCACTGCTGTTCTCCATGGCGATTATCATGGAAGGCTACGACATGGCTCTCATTGGCTCGTTTTACGGATATGAATC GTTCCGCAACAAGTATGGCAACCAACCAGATCCCGATGGCGGCATGGTTATCTCTGCGGATTGGCAGACGTACATCCAAGTCGGCGGTATGTGCGGGCAGATCTTCGGGCTGTATCTCAATGGCTGGGTGTCTGATGCCATTGGATACAAGAAGACTATGATACTGGCGCAGATCATCATGGTCGCTTTCACATTTATCGTGTTCTTTGCGAAGAATATCGAGATGATCCTTGCGGGACAGATTCTGATGGGCATTCCATGGGGTGTCTTTCAGACCTTGACGTTGGCATATGCATCTGACATCGCTCCCGTGGTTCTCAGGCCTTATCTCACGGCATATGTGAATCTCTGCTGGGTTATCGGGCAGTTGATATCAGCCGGGGTCCTTCGCGGATTTCTCAATCTCGATAATCAGTGGTCGTATCGCGTTCCATTTGCGTTGCAATGGATGTGGCCAccgttcatcatcctcggcacCATCTTTGCGCCAGAATCGCCTTGGTGGTTGGTTCGCATGGGCCGCCACGAAGATGCAAAGAAGGCCATTCTGGGCCTCGTCACGCCTCAGCCGGATCTCAAGTTCGATGCTGATGCACAAGTCTCAATGATCCACGAGACAAATGAGCTTGAAAAGGCTACATCTGCAGGCACTAACTATTGGCACTGCTTCATGAGAGCTGACTTGAGAAGGACTGAGATTGCGTCCATCACATACGTCGCGCAAGCCATGTGCGGCAGCGTTCTCATGGGGTATTCAGTCCAATTCTATGAGCGTGCAGGACTCTCGTCAAACAGCGCGTTTACCCTCAACATCGTACAGTATTCTGTAGGCGCAATCGGCGTCATACTTTCATGGTTCCTTATGGCGAGATATGGACGGCGCGCGCT AGATTCCATCAACACGATTGAAGGCGAAAACGATTGTATTGGCGCgcaactttaa
- a CDS encoding hypothetical protein (EggNog:ENOG41~MEROPS:MER0017142): protein MSQTSKPSQDLFFKSYNDISPTTVVLLHGLFSCNLEWEHVTPHLSDYHLIVPDLPKHSQSRDIGPWSIELAADSVAHLIRKHAHDGQAHVVGLSLGGFTTMELIRRHPDLVKSAFVTGSTPFRPWQVWAAERPSLLHYGLKFVMNSGFYTLSVWMKGLKDHTQLQNEIATNNDWSLVNDAYAGLAKWQHEDVKRVAEKDKRILAAAGDQGDDFDGAKEMALTFRNEGRDDGKKSTAILIKGAIHAWNLQFPELFAEGIKAWVEEKLLPHDFVNLIDG, encoded by the coding sequence ATGTCACAAACATCTAAACCCTCACAAGACCTTTTCTTCAAGTCGTACAATGACATTTCCCCGACAACAGTCGTCCTACTCCACGGTCTCTTTAGCTGCAACCTCGAATGGGAGCATGTTACTCCCCACCTCAGCGACTACCATCTCATCGTCCCAGATCTCCCAAAACACTCTCAATCGAGAGACATAGGGCCCTGGTCAATCGAGCTCGCCGCAGACTCTGTCGCGCATCTCATCCGAAAACATGCCCACGATGGACAAGCGCACGTTGTCGGCCTTTCACTGGGCGGCTTCACCACGATGGAACTAATCCGCCGACATCCAGACCTCGTTAAATCAGCATTCGTCACTGGCTCAACCCCATTCCGGCCATGGCAAGTCTGGGCAGCGGAAAGACCCAGCCTCCTCCACTACGGTCTCAAATTCGTTATGAATAGTGGTTTCTACACTCTCAGCGTCTGGATGAAGGGTCTCAAGGATCACACCCAGCTTCAGAACGAAATCGCTACTAATAATGATTGGAGCTTGGTCAATGACGCTTACGCCGGGCTTGCTAAGTGGCAGCATGAAGACGTCAAAAgagttgctgagaaggataAGCGAATATTGGCAGCCGCTGGAGATCAAGGTGATGATTTTGACGGAGCGAAGGAAATGGCTCTGACATTTCGCAACGAGGGGCGCGATGATGGAAAGAAGAGTACCGCGATTCTTATCAAGGGGGCAATTCATGCATGGAATTTGCAGTTTCCGGAATTGTTTGCTGAAGGCATCAAAGCTTGGGTTGAAGAgaagcttcttcctcatgaTTTTGTGAACTTGATCGATGGGTAA
- a CDS encoding hypothetical protein (EggNog:ENOG41): MATVAASFLLLSAGKALVSSGISWVISETGSWAAGRFLDHLTSDPNAKVTRADIYGVVREMQIIQSSIDDLADTLSNGIISIRLDTLNQPMAQIQAHYKTVADILDTAYDISERNLTESENERLIGSLQERLDDRLQACADNIPGWLTQIHNFLNANGQRAFMRQLSEQAWNESPDLVAYYSRSKTVVLDYWITVSKGIDLLQIAHGAQNVRFDEGQRAIDRHIRQILDQERNFIRFIGNETIRLAETILLDPASPHPFFWETNQDTYAAAEDVGATQTRISVNRRTPVEWRMDPWPPINLENFDPLRGYPVAINQVGQRGIVCPGGRHGLALEPFARPTCTWSIKPREPGNNRYSFKFISGLFRQANNGYYMITRPSAGVPGRIMSLLTRLHREDGSHFFFVKPQGLSATS, encoded by the exons ATGGCTACCGTCGCGGCGAGCTTTCTCCTCCTGTCTGCAGGCAAGGCTCTTGTCTCAAGTGGAATATCCTGGGTCATCTCCGAGACAGGAAGCTGGGCAGCTGGCCGGTTTCTCGACCATCTGACTTCAGATCCTAATGCCAAAGTCACCAGAGCCGACATCTACGGAGTCGTGCGAGAGATGCAAATAATCCAGTCATCTATAGATGATCTCGCCGACACCCTCTCCAATGGAATCATATCGATACGACTTGATACGTTGAACCAGCCAATGGCTCAGATTCAGGCTCACTACAAGACTGTCGCAGATATCTTAGATACTGCTTATGACATCTCTGAGCGAAACCTCACCGAGTCAGAAAATGAGCGTCTAATAGGCAGCCTGCAAGAGCGGCTCGACGACAGACTCCAGGCGTGTGCCGATAACATCCCTGGATGGCTCACCCAGATTCACAATTTCTTGAATGCCAATGGTCAGAGAGCCTTTATGCGTCAGCTCTCCGAGCAAGCCTGGAACGAGTCCCCTGACCTGGTGGCCTACTATAGTAGATCAAAGACAGTT GTACTTGACTATTGGATCACCGTCTCTAAGGGCATCGACCTTCTTCAAATTGCTCATGGAGCACAGAATGTCAGATTCGATGAAGGGCAACGTGCCATCGATCGACATATCCGCCAAATACTTGACCAGGAACGCAACTTTATCCGATTCATCGGAAACGAAACCATTAGACTCGCTGAGACGATCTTGCTCGATCCTGCCAGCCCTCACCCGTTCTTTTGGGAGACTAACCAGGATACctatgctgctgctgaggatgtCGGTGCTACCCAAACCCGTATCAGTGTGAACAGACGTACTCCTGTTGAATGGCGAATGGACCCCTGGCCCCCTATCAACCTCGAGAACTTTGACCCTCTTAGAGGTTACCCCGTTGCTATCAACCAGGTTGGACAGCGTGGTATTGTGTGCCCGGGTGGACGGCATGGTTTGGCTCTTGAACCTTTCGCACGACCTACTTGCACTTGGTCCATCAAGCCACGAGAACCTGGCAACAACCGGTACTCATTCAAATTCATCAGTGGCCTTTTTAGACAAGCTAACAACGGCTATTACATGATTACTCGGCCATCTGCTGGCGTCCCTGGAAGGATCATGTCTCTTCTGACTCGCTTGCATCGCGAGGACGGAAGtcatttcttcttcgtcaagcCCCAAGGGCTTTCTGCCACTTCATAG
- a CDS encoding hypothetical protein (EggNog:ENOG41), with the protein MSAEKSNTATHLEEQQLPKAYKMTTGRDAAADEAQRVDTTLTARDAFFYYWKAVGWSVAISMSTIMESYGMLLMNSFFAFPQFQQKYGVELPNGKYSIPAKWQLALTITLNVGLIIGVFANGYCADRWGLRKVMLISHVFYAGCVFILFFAPSVELLVVGTLLISIPCGFFAAATPSYAAEVAPLQLNGYLTVYVNLCWVMGKMISFGVLTSMLKYPTEWSYRIPFAIQWGWPPFMIVAIYLAPESPWWLVRKGRIEQAEKSLRRLCCAPDSVIDPNNTIAMMSRTIETEHDMNIQGSYLDCFRGENRRRTEIAMVSWGCQILPGFAIQNYITYFFTLAGLSSGDAFKLSLGNAGLAFVGTVSSWFMMTRFGWRRLYLGGLCAMLPLMSLVGFLDLATADKSNIRWAQSALLLVWFFCYGISIGPIPYGIAANVGASNLRVKTISLGRNTYYFLSIINVIVAPYLLNPQEANLQGKAAFPAAGLTILLLVWTYFRLPEVKGMTTETLNHLFYNKVSARKFLEASKQYQ; encoded by the exons ATGTCGGCAGAAAAGAGCAACACCGCGACTCATCTAGAGGAGCAACAGCTCCCCAAAGCCTACAAGATGACCACCGGACGCGATGCCGCGGCCGACGAGGCTCAACGAGTTGACACGACCCTGACAGCGCGAGACGCTTTCTTCTATTACTGGAAAGCCGTGGGCTGGAGCGTCGCAATCTCAATGTCAACCATCATGGAATCCTACGGCATGCTGCTGATGAACTCATTCTTCGCGTTTCCCCAGTTTCAGCAGAAGTACGGTGTTGAACTGCCTAATGGCAAATACTCAATCCCTGCGAAATGGCAGTTGGCACTTACTATTACTCTCAATGTCGGGTTAATCATTGGCGTGTTTGCTAATGGATACTGCGCTGATCGGTGGGGTTTGAGGAAAGTTATGCTTATTTCACATGTGTTCTATGCTGGATGTGTGTTTATTCTCTTCTTTGCCCCTAGTGTTGAACTACTTGTCGTCGGAACTCTTTTGAT TTCTATTCCATGCGGCTTTTTTGCTGCGGCGACTCCTTCGTATGCGGCCGAAGTAGCACCTCTACAACTCAACGGCTACCTAACAGTCTACGTCAACCTCTGCTGGGTTATGGGCAAGATGATATCCTTTGGCGTCCTCACTTCGATGCTTAAATATCCTACCGAGTGGTCGTACCGTATCCCCTTCGCCATCCAGTGGGGCTGGCCACCATTCATGATTGTCGCTATATATCTCGCCCCTGAATCGCCTTGGTGGTTGGTCAGGAAGGGTCGCATTGAACAAGCTGAGAAGAGCCTTCGACGTCTGTGTTGTGCACCTGACAGTGTTATTGATCCCAATAATACCATTGCCATGATGAGCCGCACGATTGAGACAGAGCACGACATGAACATCCAAGGGTCTTATCTTGACTGTTTTAGAGGAGAGAATCGACGCCGAACTGAGATTGCGATGGTCAGCTGGGGTTGCCAGATCCTTCCGGGCTTTGCGATTCAGAACTACATCACGTACTTCTTCACACTTGCAGGTCTGTCCTCTGGCGACGCGTTCAAGTTATCTCTGG GCAACGCCGGTCTTGCTTTCGTCGGTACAGTGTCTTCGTGGTTCATGATGACCCGATTCGGCTGGAGGAGACTCTATCTAGGCGGGCTCTGTGCTATGCTGCCACTTATGAGCTTGGTGGGCTTCCTTGATCTTGCAACTGCCGACAAGAGCAATATCCGCTGGGCCCAATCAGCTCTTTTGCTTGTGTGGTTCTTCTGTTACG GCATCTCAATTGGCCCCATTCCCTATGGTATCGCAGCTAATGTCGGGGCCTCTAACCTCCGAGTTAAGACAATCTCACTAGGTAGAAACACCTACTACTTTCTGTCCATCATCAATGTCATTGTCGCGCCCTACTTGCTCAATCCACAGGAGGCGAATCTTCAAGGAAAGGCTGCTTTTCCTGCGGCAGGACTCACTATTCTGCTCCTTGTTTGGACTTACTTTAGGTTACCTGAGGTAAAGGGGATGACGACTGAAACTCTCAATCATCTGTTCTATAACAAGGTTTCAGCTAGAAAGTTTCTGGAGGCTTCAAAGCAGTACCAGTAA
- a CDS encoding hypothetical protein (EggNog:ENOG41), whose product MAAAPKPTKTTLHNKGSTPILHNAAASSPEADPEEDNDGKKYLTGWKLHSLSAALWISLFLSTLETTIVSTSLVSITNALNGFILRDWIVTSYLLTYTGFLTIYAKLSDVFGKKTMLLLALLIFTLFSGLCGAANNVVDLIILRAFQGIGASGIYAMILAIAPSLVPISKYAKYMGVMSTVFITASVLGPILGGVISQHSTWRWVFLLKYDPASCFHHDMLTQDHSLPGGAIAFVMVCLFLPASEESSNLSLLKVLRAKVRRSNWVRIDVLGIILLLAASVLLVFALEEGGTRYSWSNAIVIATLVLAVVLFIAFGLWEVFVEKSPSKQEPVFPPSICKDRISSAMLLTTCFVGFPFVSMVVNIPQRAQAVYGMSPSRAGIILLPMMLTSPAATVLSGYLTGNAKVPPAYLIIFAAVLQVLGVGLTCSLSTDATDMPDAQYGYEVLMGVGFGMGLATVLTFARVVVSEANLRERPFPGEIWEC is encoded by the exons ATGGCCGCAGCGCCTAAACCCACTAAAACAACACTACATAACAAAGGATCGACGCCAATTCTCCATAATGCGGCGGCCTCCTCCCCTGAAGCAGATCCGGAGGAAGACAACGACGGTAAGAAATATCTTACAGGTTGGAAGCTTCACTCTTTGAGCGCAGC GCTTTGGATTAGTCTCTTCTTATCAACGCTCGAGACCACAATCGTCAGTACATCGTTGGTCTCTATCACCAATGCCCTCAATGGCTTCATTCTTCGCGATTGGATCGTCACATCATATTTGTTGACATACACCG GCTTCTTGACTATTTATGCCAAGCTGAGCGATGTTTTCGGGAAGAAGACAATGCTTCTGCTTGCGTTACTCATTTTTACACTGTTTTCTGGTCTTTGTGGTGCTGCAAACAATGTCGTTGATCT CATCATTCTCCGAGCGTTTCAGGGCATTGGCGCATCTGGCATTTACGCCATGATTCTCGCAATCGCTCCCAGCTTGGTACCGATCAGCAAATACGCAAAGTACATGGGCGTCATGTCGACAGTCTTCATCACCGCAAGTGTTCTAGGCCCTATACTTGGTGGTGTTATCAGCCAGCACTCAACCTGGCGCTGGGTCTTTCTTCTTAAGTACGACCCTGCCTCTTGCTTCCACCATGACATGCTGACACAGGATCATAGTCTTCCTGGAGGAGCCATTGCCTTCGTGATGGTCTGCTTGTTCCTGCCAGCTTCCGAAGAGTCATCTAACCTCTCACTTCTGAAAGTGCTGCGCGCAAAGGTCCGACGCTCGAACTGGGTCCGCATCGATGTGCTTGGAATAATTCTTCTCCTTGCAGCCTCTGTTCTCCTTGTGTTTGCACTCGAGGAGGGAGGTACTCGGTACTCATGGAGCAATGCGATTGTCATAGCCACGTTGGTTCTTGCGGTTGTGTTATTTATCGCCTTTGGACTTTGGGAAGTCTTTGTTGAAAAGtcgccaagcaagcaagagCCTGTATTCCCGCCGAGTATTTGCAAGGATAGGATCTCAAGCGCCATGCTGCT AACTACCTGTTTTGTCGGCTTCCCATTCGTATCAATGGTCGTTAACATTCCGCAAAGAGCGCAGGCAGTTTATGGAATGTCACCTTCTCGCGCTGGCATCATCCTACTACCTATGATGCTGACTTCTCCTGCCGCAACTGTCCTCTCCGGTTACTTGACTGGGAATGCCAAGGTGCCGCCCGCATATCTGATAATTTTCGCTGCGGTGCTACAAGTTTTGGGCGTCGGTTTGACATGCTCACTGTCTACAGATGCAACCGACATGCCAGATGCTCAGTACGGATATGAGGTGTTGATGGGAGTCGGGTTTGGTATGGGCCTGGCTACCGTCTTGACCTTTGCTAGGGTGGTGGTTTCTGAAGCAAATCTGCGTGAGCGACCTTTTCCCGGTGAGATTTGGGAGTGCTAA